One genomic window of Haliotis asinina isolate JCU_RB_2024 chromosome 4, JCU_Hal_asi_v2, whole genome shotgun sequence includes the following:
- the LOC137282478 gene encoding monocarboxylate transporter 12-like, translated as MEDVKRNCHETVSSRNMPSVSDSVGIEDVEGNVNTVTEHAVDVEMGQDEAEGRAEGQPPVDNDEDGNAGLPIDRGWAWAILGGCFLNAMLMAGYNRSMALFFVEYLDMFGASSTTTTLIMGVKAMTKSMMSLVTMHVLLEFLGTRKTVMLGGFLTASAILSATFAPNIEVIICVHSVLAGIGHSMIHAPAIVLVGKYFKKRRGLATTTASTAISCASGLFPIFSQYLLDAYGLRGTLLIFAGLTMNMWVGASLFRPLEFYRKKSKMAEMSDIKRPQTKDQMELDDSRPDDGSVQPNRQCETDTFKPRDGPKRTSVCLKNVKKILKAFDFSLFKKPMFLLIVAFCHFAVLVRQVSTYLPARLNEMGYKQSEAAFLLLIAGILDFISRILYGFLADLKYLRVSQIMAIGLLVSGLSSQFIMYYTTYPLILTYCVAIGIFGSAYQCLIPVMVVDFMGVDYMAKTIGFTALFQGFAISLTHPIIGSIRDLSGSYVACFHYLGSTAFFAAGLLLCEPIVRRYDSRRKRHPRTENDESTIPLK; from the exons ATGGAGGACGTCAAACGCAATTGTCATGAGACAGTAAGCTCAAGGAACATGCCCTCGGTTAGTGACAGTGTAGGCATTGAAGATGTGGAAGGAAACGTAAATACCGTAACGGAACATGCTGTCGACGTTGAGATGGGGCAAGATGAAGCGGAAGGTCGTGCTGAAGGACAACCCCCTGTAGATAATGATGAAGATGGTAATGCTGGATTGCCCATAGACCGTGGATGGGCCTGGGCTATACTTGGAG GTTGTTTTCTAAACGCAATGCTGATGGCGGGGTACAACAGGTCTATGGCATTGTTCTTTGTGGAGTATCTAGATATGTTTGGTGCGTCCTCAACCACCACGACGCTCATTATGGGAGTGAAAGCAATGACAAAGAGTATGATGT CCCTGGTTACGATGCATGTTCTTCTGGAGTTTCTGGGGACCAGGAAGACAGTCATGTTGGGAGGATTTCTCACTGCGTCAGCCATACTTTCGGCCACATTTGCCCCCAACATCGAAGTCATAATATGTGTTCACAGTGTTCTTGCAG GTATTGGTCATTCAATGATACACGCACCTGCTATAGTGCTGGTCGGCAAATATTTCAAGAAACGCAGAGGTCTCGCTACCACCACCGCAAGTACAGCCATTAGCTGTGCATCAGGACTGTTCccaatattttcacaatatctCCTTGACGCATATGGCCTCCGTGGAACGTTGCTCATATTTGCCGGCCTCACAATGAACATGTGGGTAGGCGCATCGCTCTTCCGTCCTCTGGAATTTTATAGAAAGAAATCCAAGATGGCTGAAATGAGTGACATCAAGCGACCCCAAACCAAAGACCAAATGGAACTTGATGACAGTCGCCCTGATGACGGTTCAGTGCAACCTAATCGACAGTGTGAAACCGATACTTTTAAACCTCGGGACGGACCCAAACGAACATCTGTATGCTTGaagaatgtgaaaaaaatattgaaagctTTTGACTTCAGTCTGTTTAAAAAGCCAATGTTTCTGCTCATCGTTGCTTTTTGCCATTTTGCTGTACTTGTGAGACAAGTGTCAACGTATCTTCCTGCACGGTTGAATGAAATGGGATACAAACAGTCCGAGGCAGCATTTCTTTTGCTCATCGCAGGAATTCTCGACTTCATCAGCAGGATTTTATACGGATTTTTAGCTGATCTGAAATATCTTCGTGTCAGTCAAATAATGGCCATTGGTCTCTTGGTCTCGGGCTTGTCATCTCAATTTATAATGTATTACACAACATACCCTTTAATTCTTACCTACTGTGTGGCGATTGGCATCTTCGGAAGTGCATATCAGTGTCTTATACCAGTGATGGTGGTGGATTTCATGGGCGTCGACTATATGGCAAAGACTATTGGATTTACAGCTTTGTTCCAGGGATTCGCTATTTCACTAACACATCCCATTATAG GAAGTATACGTGACTTGAGCGGATCATACGTAGCTTGTTTTCACTATCTGGGATCAACTGCTTTCTTTGCTGCGGGACTGTTGCTGTGTGAACCCATAGTGAGAAGATATGACTCCAGAAGAAAGCGTCACCCACGAACAGAAAACGATGAGTCTACAATACCATTGAAATGA